From a region of the Danio aesculapii chromosome 4, fDanAes4.1, whole genome shotgun sequence genome:
- the LOC130222344 gene encoding gastrula zinc finger protein XlCGF8.2DB-like, translating to MAFIKEESEDVKIEETFTVKQEDLQEQTDLMVLKEETHQLNEMEEKQLEKNQEITTDEKPTLTKKTSSRGRPRKSKSACNFTCRQCGNRFSRKNNLQVHMRIHTGEKPYTCQQCGQCFCTSGNLVVHMRIHTGEKPYSCPQCGKSFKQNGNLKVHMRTHTGERPYTCQQCGQRFYTTGNFAQHMRIHTGVRLYTCEQCGKSFYHAGNLAVHMRIHTGEKPYSCLQCGKSFKQNSNLEVHMRTHNGGRMFTCTQCGKSLAQKQDLEIHNRIHTGEKPYTCTECGKSFRCKNTLKYHTITHTGEKPFACAQCGKRFTTKASLMNHMNGHTGTIVFTCDQCGKTLTRKDSIRKHIKTHSGEDRFRCSECGKDFKCKISLSTHMKLHNGEQSL from the coding sequence acctgatggtgctgaaagaagagactcatcaACTGAATGAAATGGAAGAGAAACAGTTAGAGAAAAACCAAGAAATAACAACTGATGAAAAACCCACACTGACTAAAAAGACTTCATCACGCGGAAGACCTCGGAAATCCAAATCTGCGTGTAATTTTACTTGTCGTCAATGTGGAAACCGTTTCAGTCGAAAAAACAACCTTCaagtccacatgagaattcacactggagagaagccctacacatgccaacagtgtggacaATGCTTTTGTACTAGTGGAAACTTGGtagtgcacatgagaattcacactggggagaagccttactcttgccctcagtgtggaaagagttttaagcaAAATGGCaaccttaaagtccacatgagaactcacactggagagaggccctACACATGCCAGCAGTGTGGACAACGCTTCTATACTACAGGAAACTTTGCAcagcacatgagaattcacactggagtgaGGCTGTACACAtgcgaacagtgtggaaaaagcttctatcatgcaggaaacttggcagtgcacatgagaattcacactggggagaagccttactcttgccttcagtgtggaaagagtttcaagcAAAATAGCAAccttgaagtccacatgagaactcacaaTGGAGGCAGAATGTTTacttgcacacagtgtgggaaaagtttagcTCAAAAGCAAGACCTTGAGATCCACAataggattcacactggagagaaaccttacacatgcacagagtgtggtaaaagtttcagatgtaaaaacacactcaaataCCACACGAtaactcacaccggagagaagccgtttgcgtgtgctcagtgtggaaagagattCACAACTAAAGCTAGCCTCATGAACCACATGAATGGTCACACTGGAaccatagtgttcacatgtgatcagtgtggaaagactCTCACACGCAAAGACTCCATTAGGAAACACATAAAGACTCACTCAGGAGAAGatcgttttagatgcagtgagtgtggaaaggactttaaatgtaaaataagcctaaGCACTCACATGAAGCTTCACAATGGAGAGCAGAGTCTTTAA